A region of the Candidatus Methylomirabilota bacterium genome:
CGGGCGGCGGTAGCATGGCCGTCGGCGAGCGCAGCGCGGTACCCGAGGGCGCCGTCGGGAACGGCGGGCCGCGCGGCTTCGGGGACCTCCTGAGCCGCCTCGCCGCCGACCTCCGCCGGCTGCTGGATCAGAAACTCGCGCTCCTCAAGCTGGAACTCTCCGAGGAGCTGGCGGCCCTCGCGCGCCGGTCGGTCCTGCTGGTGGCCGGGGGGGCGGTGGCGGTCCTCGGGGTCTTCTTGCTGGTGATCGCCCTCGCCATCTGGCTGGGCGAAGCGATGGGATCGCTGCCGGGCGGATTTGCCGTCGTCGGGGTCGTCCTGGCGCTGGGCGGCGGCGGGCTCGCCTTGGTCGCCCAGCGGCAGCTTTCGGCGCAGCGCTTCGTCCCCCGGCGGACGGTCGAGGAGCTCAGGAGGGATGCGCAGTGGATCAAGCACGAGCTCTAGACGACAAGGAACGCCTGAGGGAGACCATGGAAAGGACGCGCGCCTCCATCCAAGACACCGTCGACGAGCTCAAGGGGAAGGTCGGCCAGACGGTCGACTGGCGTCACTACGTCAGCCGCTATCCGGGCGCCACGCTGATGCTTGCGATGGCCGCCGGATTGGTAGTCGGTCGCGGGCTGGCCGCCTTGATGACCCGGAATGACGGCGTTCGCTATCCGGAACGGTACGGCTATGGCGGGGCGGCCGAAGCCTTCGGCGAGTCGGAGCTCACCCCGGCCGAAGTCCGGGCCCAGGCCGCCTACCAGGTCCGCGAGCGCGCGGCCGGAGCCACCTCGGCGGTGGCCGGGGCCACCTCGGCGGCGCGGCA
Encoded here:
- a CDS encoding phage holin family protein, producing the protein MAVGERSAVPEGAVGNGGPRGFGDLLSRLAADLRRLLDQKLALLKLELSEELAALARRSVLLVAGGAVAVLGVFLLVIALAIWLGEAMGSLPGGFAVVGVVLALGGGGLALVAQRQLSAQRFVPRRTVEELRRDAQWIKHEL